The following coding sequences are from one Oryzisolibacter sp. LB2S window:
- a CDS encoding patatin-like phospholipase family protein, with product MSTRSAPEQLRRDERAAILRRRRRAGFDNARARQLPTVGLALSGGGVRSATFGLGLLRGLAAQELLTRVDYLSTISGGGYVGAMLGRLIAALGLEAAQQRLAEGNSQVLDWLRSNGRYLTPAGSRDVGVLIVSYLRAFLAVHIEAFFALMPVALLLTLPHLLQLHLDLLDATAWDGWPSPWLALALLWAAALLPGLLVGYWAAPETRSPELGGRRLYPADSLLLAALIALALFVSLLPGKPPLLQAWRLAHPVVPLLALALWSAALGHAGAMVWLARAHEVRALAVARLRHRLTYGLRAALLGTVLLACAGVLDWLSWQLLLMLSSAAPPQWVWGGLGLGGALLLALRALAPVLQQLAIQAQARHTLAPGPVVLNAAGHLGAVVLLLAWLLAVQWWVFAPDPLEVLGDWPAWLRWALLAVLALAWWLTTGRLPQAANASSLSGFYQARLVRAWMAVGNPRRGLCTPFTPADERLRNVTEVAEDDDIALTAHRPELRGGPLHLIGACLNQTRSDASGLFNADRKGLLTIASARALEVGPQEVVRWEAGDMAGPAARSAGTLGRWVAVSGAAAAPGAGAYTSRGWALVMFLLGIRLGHWIASPLPQSLPRLKSWLWRHAAKPLMLWSEARATFFGPARPWWYLSDGGHFDNTGVYALIKRECDFIILADASADPEYRFADIENLVRKARIDLDAEIEFYSRQEAARLLSLSGDGLTVLSPDELVDNSTRRGVLLARIRYRRSDPAHGEREATLLVIKPNLHVGLDLDLLAYAQRHPRFPHESTGDQFFDEAQWESYQRLGQDMGLALYDRWLGQLPGWDRVQLHRLAQTARLYRPPEVQPPQPADAQAGVPRWRRGVGAAAIGTSVGLGVTGTLLLSLWQVQEQLNRAADSEQAAMRQLLGDASRELLAAAGSCVRVGAQTLGHVEQLRALDGSARLDAAQQVTVTRLLDRLKAQCQAGPALPQSCGPTEQAHQKELCEVALMLRSDGSALNYWHPPRSQPDARRLASSLWAQLLGRTPERAAPLAWNAPFETAQAAALQSACREGTRLYLQIYDEAMRPRAELLRQRLLEAGLPLKAPIENVTRSATLRQQRPPVPWQQPTLVVHDPQVRDCAQALAQALQQRWSPPAGGQVLVTPLPARLKGQPNTLELWLPAPPPGGMGGGQAPDSQKQ from the coding sequence ATGTCCACACGCTCGGCGCCGGAGCAGCTGCGGCGCGACGAACGCGCGGCGATCCTGCGTCGCCGGCGCCGGGCCGGCTTTGACAATGCGCGCGCACGCCAGCTGCCCACCGTGGGGCTGGCGCTGTCGGGCGGGGGCGTGCGCAGCGCCACCTTCGGCCTGGGCCTGCTGCGCGGGCTCGCGGCGCAGGAGCTGCTCACGCGCGTGGACTACCTGTCCACGATCTCGGGCGGCGGCTATGTGGGCGCCATGCTCGGGCGGCTGATAGCGGCGCTGGGCCTCGAGGCGGCGCAGCAGCGGCTCGCCGAGGGCAACTCGCAGGTGCTCGACTGGCTGCGCAGCAATGGCCGCTACCTCACGCCGGCGGGCTCGCGCGACGTCGGCGTCCTCATCGTGAGCTATCTGCGCGCCTTCCTGGCCGTGCACATCGAGGCCTTCTTCGCCCTCATGCCCGTGGCCCTGCTGCTCACGCTGCCGCACCTGCTGCAGCTGCACCTGGACCTGCTCGACGCCACGGCCTGGGACGGCTGGCCCTCGCCCTGGCTGGCGCTGGCCCTGCTGTGGGCCGCGGCCCTGCTGCCCGGCCTGCTTGTGGGCTACTGGGCCGCGCCCGAGACGCGCAGCCCCGAGCTCGGCGGCCGCCGCCTCTACCCGGCCGACAGCCTTTTGCTCGCGGCGCTCATCGCCCTGGCGCTGTTCGTGAGCCTGCTGCCGGGCAAGCCGCCGCTGCTTCAGGCCTGGCGCCTGGCCCATCCCGTCGTGCCGCTGCTGGCGCTGGCGCTGTGGTCGGCGGCGCTGGGCCATGCGGGCGCCATGGTCTGGCTGGCGCGCGCGCACGAGGTCCGAGCCCTGGCCGTGGCCAGGCTGCGCCACCGCCTCACCTACGGGCTGCGCGCCGCGCTGCTGGGCACCGTGCTGCTGGCCTGCGCTGGCGTGCTGGACTGGCTCAGCTGGCAGCTGCTGCTGATGCTCTCGAGCGCCGCGCCGCCGCAATGGGTGTGGGGCGGGCTGGGCCTGGGCGGCGCGCTGCTCTTGGCGCTGCGCGCCCTGGCGCCGGTGCTGCAGCAGCTGGCCATCCAGGCGCAGGCCCGCCACACGCTGGCGCCGGGCCCGGTGGTCCTGAACGCAGCCGGCCACCTCGGGGCCGTGGTGCTGCTGCTGGCGTGGCTGCTGGCCGTGCAGTGGTGGGTGTTCGCCCCGGACCCGCTGGAGGTGCTGGGCGACTGGCCGGCCTGGCTGCGCTGGGCCCTGCTGGCCGTGCTGGCGCTGGCCTGGTGGCTGACCACGGGGCGGCTGCCGCAGGCGGCCAATGCCTCGTCGCTCTCGGGCTTCTACCAGGCGCGGCTGGTGCGCGCCTGGATGGCCGTGGGCAACCCGCGCCGCGGCCTGTGCACGCCGTTCACGCCGGCCGACGAGCGTCTGCGCAACGTGACCGAGGTGGCCGAGGACGACGACATCGCCCTCACCGCGCACCGCCCGGAGCTGCGCGGCGGCCCGCTGCACCTGATAGGCGCCTGCCTGAACCAGACGCGCAGCGACGCCTCGGGCCTGTTCAACGCCGACCGCAAGGGGCTGCTGACCATCGCCTCGGCCCGCGCGCTAGAGGTCGGGCCGCAAGAGGTGGTGCGCTGGGAGGCGGGCGACATGGCAGGCCCCGCGGCCCGCAGCGCCGGCACGCTCGGGCGCTGGGTGGCCGTCTCGGGCGCCGCGGCCGCGCCGGGCGCGGGCGCCTACACCTCGCGCGGCTGGGCGCTGGTGATGTTTCTGCTGGGCATACGCCTGGGGCACTGGATCGCCTCGCCCCTGCCGCAGTCCCTGCCACGCCTGAAGTCCTGGCTCTGGCGGCATGCCGCCAAGCCGCTGATGCTGTGGAGCGAGGCCCGCGCCACCTTCTTCGGCCCCGCGCGGCCCTGGTGGTATCTGTCCGACGGCGGCCACTTCGACAACACGGGCGTGTACGCGCTGATCAAGCGCGAGTGCGACTTCATCATCCTCGCCGACGCCAGCGCCGACCCCGAGTACCGCTTTGCCGACATCGAGAACCTGGTGCGCAAGGCGCGCATCGACCTGGACGCGGAGATCGAGTTCTACTCGCGCCAGGAGGCCGCGCGCCTGCTGAGCCTGTCGGGCGACGGCCTGACCGTGCTCTCGCCCGACGAGCTGGTCGACAACAGCACGCGCCGCGGCGTGCTGCTCGCGCGCATACGCTACCGCCGCAGCGACCCCGCCCATGGCGAGCGCGAGGCCACGCTGCTCGTCATCAAGCCCAATCTGCATGTGGGGCTGGACCTGGACCTGCTGGCCTACGCGCAGCGCCATCCGCGCTTTCCGCATGAGTCCACGGGCGACCAGTTCTTCGACGAGGCGCAGTGGGAGAGCTACCAGCGCCTGGGCCAGGACATGGGCCTGGCGCTCTATGACCGCTGGCTGGGCCAGCTGCCCGGCTGGGACCGGGTGCAGCTGCACCGGCTGGCGCAGACCGCGCGCCTGTACCGGCCGCCCGAGGTCCAGCCACCGCAGCCCGCGGACGCCCAGGCCGGCGTGCCACGCTGGCGCCGCGGCGTGGGCGCGGCAGCGATAGGCACCTCGGTGGGTCTGGGCGTGACGGGCACGCTGCTGCTGTCACTGTGGCAGGTACAGGAGCAGCTCAACCGCGCGGCCGACAGCGAGCAGGCCGCCATGCGCCAGCTGCTCGGCGACGCCTCCAGGGAGCTGCTGGCCGCGGCCGGCAGCTGTGTGCGCGTGGGCGCGCAGACGCTGGGCCATGTGGAGCAGCTGCGCGCGCTCGACGGCAGCGCGCGGCTCGACGCCGCCCAGCAGGTCACCGTCACCCGGCTGCTCGACCGCCTGAAGGCGCAGTGCCAGGCCGGCCCCGCGCTGCCGCAGTCATGCGGCCCGACCGAGCAGGCGCATCAGAAGGAGTTGTGCGAGGTGGCGCTCATGCTGCGCAGTGACGGCAGCGCCCTCAACTACTGGCACCCGCCCCGCAGCCAGCCCGATGCCCGTAGGCTCGCTTCATCCCTGTGGGCACAGCTGCTCGGCCGCACACCGGAGCGCGCCGCGCCGCTGGCCTGGAACGCCCCATTTGAGACCGCCCAGGCGGCCGCGCTCCAGAGCGCCTGCCGCGAGGGCACGCGGCTCTACCTGCAGATCTACGACGAGGCCATGCGCCCGCGCGCCGAGCTGCTGCGCCAGCGGCTGCTCGAGGCCGGCCTGCCCCTGAAGGCCCCCATAGAGAACGTGACACGCAGCGCCACCCTGCGCCAGCAGCGCCCGCCCGTGCCCTGGCAGCAGCCCACGCTCGTCGTGCACGACCCCCAGGTCCGCGACTGCGCACAGGCGCTGGCCCAGGCGCTGCAGCAGCGCTGGAGCCCGCCGGCGGGCGGTCAGGTCCTGGTCACGCCGCTGCCCGCGCGCCTCAAGGGCCAGCCGAACACCCTGGAGCTCTGGCTGCCGGCGCCGCCGCCCGGCGGCATGGGCGGTGGGCAGGCGCCTGACAGCCAAAAACAATAG
- a CDS encoding gamma-glutamyltransferase family protein, producing MQQLDWNQPYASRRSAVLGRNVVATSQPLAAQAGLAMLQAGGNAVDAAIASAMALTVVEPTGCGLGSDGFAIVWDGRQLHGLNASGRAPAAWTPEYFARLGGIPEKGWNAVTVPGAVSAWVALHRRFGTLPLARLAQPAIGYARQGFAVSPVIARLWRLGAARLGDQPGFAECFLPGGRPPHVGEIFRSEAHARTLERIAATEGEDFYRGALAEQMVAHARAHGGALTLEDLAAHRADWVGTVSQRFGDAVIHEIPPNGQGIAALMALGMLDAHGVGAQGVDEVQTVHASIEAMKLALADLHRYNADSDHMRVAPAELLAPDYLRARAALIDPTRAGDPVHGAPRPGGTVYLAAADAQGMMVSFIQSNYMGFGSGVVVPGTGISLQNRGHGFSLIPGHANEVGPGKRPSHTIIPAFAMHADGRPLMAFGVMGGPMQSQGHVQMALRVLRYGQNPQAAADAPRWRVTGGRGLAVEPHFDPAVVERLRALGHEVTVETGNGVFAFGGAQLVLRQGDCYIAGSDPRKDGCAVAF from the coding sequence ATGCAGCAGCTCGACTGGAACCAGCCCTATGCCTCGCGGCGCAGCGCGGTGCTGGGGCGCAACGTCGTCGCCACCTCGCAGCCGCTCGCGGCCCAGGCGGGCCTGGCCATGCTGCAGGCCGGCGGCAACGCGGTGGACGCGGCGATTGCCTCGGCCATGGCGCTCACCGTGGTCGAGCCCACGGGCTGCGGCCTGGGCAGCGACGGCTTTGCCATCGTCTGGGACGGCCGGCAGCTGCACGGCCTGAACGCCTCGGGCCGCGCGCCCGCGGCCTGGACGCCCGAGTATTTCGCGCGCCTGGGCGGCATTCCCGAGAAGGGCTGGAACGCCGTCACCGTGCCCGGCGCCGTGTCCGCCTGGGTGGCGCTGCACCGGCGCTTCGGCACGCTGCCGCTGGCACGGCTGGCGCAGCCCGCGATCGGCTACGCGCGCCAGGGCTTTGCGGTCTCGCCCGTCATCGCGCGCCTGTGGCGGCTGGGCGCGGCCAGGCTCGGTGACCAGCCCGGCTTTGCCGAATGCTTTCTGCCCGGTGGGCGGCCCCCGCACGTGGGCGAGATCTTTCGCAGCGAGGCCCATGCGCGCACGCTCGAGCGCATCGCGGCCACCGAGGGCGAGGACTTCTACCGCGGCGCGCTGGCAGAGCAAATGGTGGCGCATGCCCGGGCCCATGGCGGCGCGCTCACGCTCGAGGACCTGGCCGCCCACCGGGCCGACTGGGTGGGCACGGTGAGCCAGCGCTTTGGCGACGCGGTGATCCACGAGATACCGCCCAACGGCCAGGGCATTGCCGCGCTCATGGCGCTGGGCATGCTGGACGCCCATGGCGTGGGCGCGCAGGGTGTCGATGAGGTGCAGACCGTGCACGCGAGCATAGAGGCCATGAAGCTGGCGCTGGCCGACCTGCACCGATACAACGCCGATAGCGACCACATGCGCGTGGCGCCCGCCGAGTTGCTCGCGCCCGACTATCTGCGCGCACGCGCCGCGCTGATCGACCCCACGCGCGCGGGCGATCCCGTCCACGGCGCGCCGCGCCCCGGCGGCACGGTGTACCTGGCCGCGGCCGATGCGCAGGGCATGATGGTCTCGTTCATCCAGTCCAACTACATGGGCTTTGGCTCGGGCGTGGTGGTGCCGGGCACGGGCATCAGCCTGCAGAACCGCGGCCATGGCTTCAGCCTCATCCCCGGCCATGCGAACGAGGTCGGCCCGGGCAAGCGTCCGTCGCACACCATCATCCCGGCCTTTGCCATGCATGCCGACGGCCGGCCGCTGATGGCCTTTGGCGTCATGGGCGGGCCCATGCAGAGCCAGGGCCATGTGCAGATGGCGCTGCGCGTGCTGCGCTACGGCCAGAACCCCCAGGCCGCGGCCGACGCGCCGCGCTGGCGCGTGACGGGCGGGCGCGGCCTGGCCGTGGAGCCGCACTTCGACCCCGCCGTGGTCGAGCGGCTGCGCGCCCTGGGCCACGAGGTCACGGTGGAGACGGGCAACGGCGTGTTCGCCTTCGGCGGCGCGCAGCTCGTGCTGCGCCAGGGGGACTGCTACATCGCCGGCTCCGACCCGCGCAAGGATGGCTGCGCCGTCGCCTTCTAG
- a CDS encoding uracil-DNA glycosylase yields MQEMSADASTQLASASPADWPVAPLWRPLVDDFFAGARGQALLAFLSARLQAGASIFPPRPLRALELTPPEAVRVVILGQDPYHGRGQAEGLAFSVAPGVRLPPSLQNIFKEMRRDLGVPFPPFPEPGGSLVAWARNGVLLLNTCLTVEEGQAASHAGRGWELLTDAVIRHVAQGQRPVVFMLWGAHAQSKRALIPQDRGHLVLTANHPSPLSALRPPQPFIGCGHFGQARAFRVQHGY; encoded by the coding sequence ATGCAAGAAATGTCCGCCGATGCGTCGACCCAGCTGGCCAGTGCCAGCCCCGCCGACTGGCCCGTCGCGCCGCTCTGGCGGCCGCTGGTCGACGATTTTTTTGCCGGCGCGCGCGGCCAGGCGCTGCTCGCCTTTCTCAGCGCACGCCTGCAGGCCGGGGCCAGCATCTTCCCGCCGCGGCCGCTGCGCGCGCTCGAGCTCACGCCGCCCGAGGCCGTGCGCGTGGTCATCCTGGGCCAGGACCCCTACCACGGGCGCGGCCAGGCCGAGGGGCTGGCGTTCTCGGTGGCGCCGGGCGTGCGCCTGCCGCCCTCGCTGCAGAACATCTTCAAGGAGATGCGGCGTGACCTGGGCGTGCCGTTTCCGCCATTTCCCGAGCCCGGCGGCAGCCTGGTGGCCTGGGCCAGAAACGGCGTGCTGCTGCTCAACACCTGCCTCACGGTGGAGGAGGGCCAGGCCGCAAGCCACGCGGGCCGTGGCTGGGAGCTGCTCACCGACGCCGTGATCCGCCATGTGGCCCAGGGGCAGCGGCCCGTGGTCTTCATGCTCTGGGGCGCGCATGCCCAGTCCAAGCGCGCCCTCATCCCGCAGGACCGCGGCCATCTGGTGCTCACGGCCAACCACCCCTCGCCGCTGTCGGCGCTGCGCCCGCCCCAGCCCTTCATCGGCTGTGGGCATTTCGGCCAGGCGCGTGCGTTTCGCGTGCAACATGGCTATTGA
- a CDS encoding diguanylate cyclase gives MRRPPERAWLRPLWWLALVWLLLGMVLAAYSWGEYQRTEQRERALLSQQAGVLHDNLVPQLQAIHHALAGLRADLQQGGCRADGRARLEERLRTFADAIPAVRDFSLLDAHGRVLASSNAALAGRDLSGREYFRSALRSAHADTLFVGQPRTGLSGDSVLVLGRALLGPQGELAAMVTASLDTRLFQSLLQSVRYAPDMLSGLTHGDGQPYLMLGDDEAPAGRDTPRRDCAFTRHLASGQPASMPLGPVYEQGAPYLMALRTVQPAALHMDGPLVTGVGRPVSMVYAEWRAQARGLAIAYLLAGLVVATGALLMLRYRRGQNLRMRWLVAEQRRQRELLNRLAESLPGMLYQYQREPDGREHFPYASPGVADLFGLTPDALREDAAPLLARVHPDDVQLGAYRLREAECTLADWRHEYRVNLPGYGERWLRDVARPQRLESGAVLWHGYVDDITDTKRQALQLQETERVLQHLMNEMPLGLCMVDAHRRIYFRNRRFLQDFGLGESEAPTLHAWSLQAYPDPAYRQQVVETWSRALEQARQGDGQIPEHDYRITSQDGTQRVVAIGGLVFGAHVLAIFHDRTAQLAQSEALHRLAYADSLTGIANRRHFDQQLQSEWRRCMRSGKPLALVLLDVDHFKPFNDLYGHPRGDACLRVVAHELRSRLGRSHDLVARYGGEEFACLLPECDLEDASEIAGVLCHAVRALGIVHGASPVADVVTISLGVAAQVPDAASTPEDLLARADAHLYRAKQQGRNRVDNGSDSLS, from the coding sequence ATGCGACGCCCGCCCGAGCGGGCGTGGCTGCGTCCGCTGTGGTGGCTGGCGCTCGTCTGGCTGCTGCTCGGCATGGTGCTCGCCGCATATTCCTGGGGTGAGTACCAGCGCACGGAGCAGCGCGAGCGCGCGCTGCTGAGCCAGCAGGCCGGGGTGCTGCACGACAACCTCGTGCCGCAGCTGCAGGCCATCCATCACGCGCTCGCCGGCCTGCGGGCCGATCTGCAGCAGGGCGGCTGCCGGGCCGACGGGCGGGCGCGGCTGGAGGAGCGCCTGCGCACGTTTGCGGATGCCATACCGGCCGTGCGCGATTTCAGTCTGCTGGACGCGCACGGACGGGTGCTGGCCTCCAGCAATGCCGCGCTCGCGGGACGGGACCTCAGTGGCCGCGAGTACTTTCGGTCCGCATTGCGCTCGGCGCATGCCGACACCCTGTTCGTGGGGCAGCCCCGCACCGGCCTGTCGGGCGACAGCGTGCTGGTGCTCGGCCGGGCCTTGCTCGGACCCCAGGGCGAGCTGGCCGCCATGGTGACGGCATCGCTCGACACGCGACTCTTTCAGTCCCTGCTGCAGTCCGTGCGCTATGCGCCGGACATGCTCAGCGGGCTGACCCATGGCGATGGCCAGCCTTATCTGATGCTCGGCGACGATGAGGCGCCCGCGGGGCGTGACACGCCACGGCGCGACTGTGCATTCACGCGCCACCTGGCCAGCGGCCAGCCGGCCTCGATGCCGCTCGGGCCCGTGTACGAGCAGGGCGCGCCCTACCTGATGGCCTTGCGCACCGTGCAGCCAGCGGCGCTGCACATGGACGGGCCGCTCGTGACCGGGGTCGGCAGGCCCGTGAGCATGGTGTATGCGGAATGGCGCGCGCAGGCTCGGGGCCTGGCCATCGCGTATCTGCTGGCAGGGCTGGTGGTCGCGACCGGAGCGCTGCTGATGCTGCGCTACCGGCGCGGGCAGAACCTGCGGATGCGCTGGCTCGTGGCCGAGCAGCGCCGGCAAAGGGAGCTGCTGAACCGCCTTGCGGAAAGCCTGCCCGGCATGCTCTACCAGTACCAGCGCGAGCCCGACGGGCGCGAGCATTTCCCCTACGCGAGTCCCGGCGTGGCGGACCTCTTCGGCCTCACACCCGACGCGCTGCGCGAGGATGCCGCCCCGCTGCTGGCACGCGTGCATCCCGATGATGTGCAACTGGGCGCGTACAGGCTGCGCGAGGCGGAGTGCACGCTGGCCGACTGGCGCCACGAGTACCGCGTCAACCTGCCCGGGTACGGCGAGCGCTGGCTGCGCGACGTGGCGCGGCCCCAGCGGCTGGAGAGTGGCGCCGTGCTCTGGCATGGCTACGTCGACGACATCACCGACACCAAGCGGCAGGCGCTGCAGCTGCAGGAGACCGAGCGCGTGCTGCAGCATCTGATGAACGAGATGCCCCTGGGCCTGTGCATGGTCGACGCGCACAGGCGCATCTACTTTCGCAACCGGCGCTTTCTGCAGGACTTCGGCCTGGGTGAGTCCGAGGCGCCCACGCTGCACGCCTGGTCGCTGCAGGCCTATCCCGACCCCGCATACCGACAGCAGGTGGTGGAGACCTGGTCGCGGGCGCTGGAGCAGGCCAGGCAGGGCGATGGCCAGATCCCCGAGCACGACTACCGCATCACGTCCCAGGACGGCACGCAGCGCGTCGTCGCCATCGGCGGGCTGGTCTTTGGCGCGCATGTCTTGGCCATCTTCCACGACCGGACCGCGCAGCTCGCGCAAAGCGAGGCGCTGCACAGGCTGGCCTACGCGGACAGCCTCACGGGCATTGCCAACCGGCGCCATTTCGACCAGCAGCTGCAGAGCGAATGGCGCCGCTGCATGCGCAGTGGCAAGCCGCTGGCATTGGTGCTGCTGGACGTCGACCACTTCAAGCCGTTCAACGACCTCTACGGCCATCCGCGCGGCGATGCCTGCCTGCGCGTGGTGGCCCACGAGCTGCGCAGCCGGCTGGGGCGGTCACACGATCTGGTGGCGCGCTATGGCGGCGAGGAGTTCGCCTGCCTGCTGCCCGAATGCGACCTCGAGGACGCCAGCGAGATCGCCGGCGTGCTCTGCCACGCCGTGCGCGCGCTGGGCATCGTGCACGGCGCGTCGCCCGTGGCGGACGTGGTCACCATCAGCCTGGGCGTGGCCGCCCAGGTGCCCGACGCCGCCAGCACTCCCGAGGATCTGCTGGCCCGCGCCGATGCCCACCTGTACCGCGCCAAGCAGCAGGGCCGCAACCGCGTGGACAACGGCAGCGATTCACTATCGTAA
- the trpC gene encoding indole-3-glycerol phosphate synthase TrpC: MSDILNKIVDVKRDEVAAAKKRMPFADMRRDAESRVLTRDFVGSMRAKMAAGQAAVIAEIKKASPSKGVIRADFFPADIAQSYAEGDGRVSAACLSVLTDRQFFQGQPDYLKQARASCQLPVLRKDFMVDAYQIYESRAMGADCVLLIAACLDDGAMAEMEAIAHGLDMAVLVEVHDGHELERALKLKTPLVGINNRNLRSFEVSLQTTLELRREVPADRLLVTESGILTPADVRLMRDAGVNAFLVGEAFMRAGEPGQALARLFA, encoded by the coding sequence GTGTCCGACATCCTGAACAAAATCGTCGACGTCAAGCGTGACGAGGTCGCCGCCGCGAAGAAGCGCATGCCGTTTGCCGACATGCGCCGCGACGCCGAGAGCCGCGTGCTCACGCGCGACTTCGTCGGCAGCATGCGCGCAAAAATGGCCGCCGGCCAGGCCGCGGTGATTGCCGAGATCAAGAAGGCCAGCCCGAGCAAGGGCGTGATCCGCGCCGACTTCTTCCCCGCCGACATCGCCCAGAGCTACGCCGAGGGCGACGGCCGGGTGAGCGCGGCCTGCCTGTCGGTGCTCACCGACCGCCAGTTCTTCCAGGGCCAGCCCGATTACCTGAAGCAGGCGCGCGCCAGCTGCCAGCTTCCCGTGCTGCGCAAGGACTTCATGGTTGACGCCTACCAGATCTACGAGTCGCGCGCCATGGGTGCGGACTGCGTGCTGCTCATCGCCGCCTGCCTGGACGACGGCGCCATGGCCGAGATGGAGGCCATCGCCCATGGCCTGGACATGGCCGTGCTCGTCGAGGTGCACGACGGCCATGAGCTCGAGCGCGCGCTGAAGTTGAAGACCCCGCTCGTGGGCATCAACAACCGCAATCTGCGCAGCTTCGAGGTCAGCCTGCAGACCACGCTGGAGCTGCGCCGCGAGGTGCCCGCCGACCGCCTGCTGGTGACCGAGTCGGGCATCCTCACGCCCGCCGACGTGCGCCTGATGCGCGATGCTGGCGTGAACGCCTTCCTCGTCGGCGAGGCCTTCATGCGCGCCGGCGAGCCGGGGCAGGCCTTGGCGCGGCTGTTTGCCTGA